In Deefgea piscis, the DNA window GCAACAGTAATACGTTGATCAACAAAGCCGATCAAGCCATGTATCAAGTGAAGCGCTCTGGCCGTAATGGTTTTTGTATTTACGGCACCCCACACCGTTTAACCCCACAACTTCCCTCACAGCACATCAATCCTTCCTTAGACCATTAGTCTTCGCCTGTCATTCAAAACCAAGGCCGCACCTAGCCCAATGTATTTTGTGACGATTGCCGCTTAAACCGTTAAAATGCAGGGTTTGTTTCGCCATAAATATCATGGCATGCTCGCTCAATGGAATACGCTGTGAACCCGCAATTGCTTGATTTACTCAATGGGCAAGAATCAGACTACCCGCATCATTTGGCACAACTACACCCGCATTTACACGACTTGATTGCAGCAGCATCGGGTAGCGATGAGTTTGAAGAATATTTGCGCTCTTTACTCATCGATCAACGCGGCAATCGCCAAGGTTTTTCAGCCGTGGTGATCTCGGAAATCTTTCGCTTAATTCAAGCCTGCGAGCAAAAAAAACAAGGGTTTAGCGACTCAGCCGCGCCAGACGTGTGGGAGCATGTCAAACAAGCCCGTGATCACTTAAACGCCTGCGGCGTAGCCTTTAATTTAGAGAGCTTTTTTGCGGCGGCTGAGCGCGGCGAGACGTTAAAGCTAGTGCTGTTTTTAAAAGCCGGCATGAAAATCGACGCGCGAGATCACCATCAAAAGACACCATTAATTTGGGCCTCATCGTTTGGTCACCTGCCCTGTGTTGGCCTGCTACTGGCCAATCAAGCCCAAACCGATCTTGCCGATAGCGGCGGCTATACCGCAATTCACTGGGCGGCCGCCAATGGCCACGCTGAAGTCATTCGCCTTTTACTCGAGCATGGCGCCAACGCCGACCTCAGTAGCCACGCAGGAAAAACCCCACTCATTCAAGCTGCGGCACGTGGACAACGCGATGCTTTAATGCGGTTAATGGAAGCTGGCGTTGCGCTAAATACTCAAGATGCCGAAGGAAACACGGCATTGCATAAGGCCATCACACAAGGGTATGTGCACGTATCTCAGGCGCTCATTCACCATCATGCAGATACCCACCTATTGAATCGAGAGCAATGCAGTGCTTTTGATTTAGCGACGCGACACCCCAATCTGGCAATCCGGCAGTTGGTTAAACAACAGCCGATCTCGGCTTAGACTCAAATACAGTTCACTTAACGACAACCCTTGAAAACCTGACGCAGAGGTGCAGAGACGCGGAGGAAATTCAGGGTTTTTCGATTGATTTTCTCTGTACCTTTGCGTCAAAAGCGATACCAGTAATGAAATAGAGGAAAAAAATGCCGCTCACTTGGCTTAAGTGAACGGCATTACGGCTTAGACTCTCTATTTACGTTTAGCCCGCGTCTGCTTTACGAAGCGCAGCCATCGCATGACGATGTGGCGCGTTTCATGCCTTGTTTCAAGCAAAAAATCGCACCGATTTGATGGCAAAAACAATGTTAAATGTCTAAAACACGACTTATTTTTTCAATAAGCGCACTGCACGGCGCGCTTTTGCTTGTTCCCAGCGCGTCATCGCTTCGTCATCACTCGGGGTTAACGGCTCGATCGCCAGCGATTGGCCTTCGGCATTCATAGCCACCATCGTAAAATAGCAACTATTGGTATGGCGCTCAGTCTGCTCGCAAATGTTTTCTGCCACCACCCGAATGCCAATTTCCATCGAAGTGCGACCGGTGTAGTTCACACTGGCTAAAAAATGCACTAACTCGCCGACATAAATCGGCTGCTTAAAAATCACCTGATCCACCGACAAAGTCACCGCATACGCGCCAGCGTAGCGACTTGCACACACATAAGCGACTTGATCGAGCTGCTTTAATAAAGCGCCACCGTGCACCTTGCCAGAAAAATTAGCCATATCAGGCGTCATGAGCACCGTCATGCTGATTTGATGCTTTGGACCATCATGCATAATCAAAACCTCAAGGTATATACAGCTAGCTTAACATCTAAAATCTAGCCCACGATATACCCCATAAAACCACGGCGTAAAATCATTAACAAAAAGCAACACCCTATGGCCTGCAGGCGCATGACGCGTTACACCAAATAAAAACGGCGCGCTGTTGCGATTGCAAAAGCTGCGCCGTTTTTAAAGTCGATCTGAATTAAAAGTCGTTAAACCCCAGCCCCATGCGCTTGCTGATCAGCGTGGTAGCTAGATCGCACCATTGCGCCCACTGCCGCATGCTTGAAACCTAACTCATACGCGTGTTTTTCAAATACTTTGAATTGATCAGGATGCACGTAGCGCAGAACTGGTAAATGCCCATTCGATGGTTGCAAGTACTGACCGATGGTAATCATATCAATATCATGCGCGCGCATATCGGCCATCACTTGGAACACTTCTTCATCCGTTTCGCCCAAGCCGACCATAATGCCCGACTTGGTGCTAACTGCTGGATACAGACGCTTAAATTCTTTGAGTAAATCTAATGAATGCTGATAATCCGAGCCTGGGCGCGCTTGCTTATACAGGCGCGGTGCGGTTTCTAAATTATGATTCATCACATCAGGCAAAGCGTCTTTGAATGTTTCCAGCGCCAATTCAACCCGGCCACGAAAATCGGGGACCAGTACTTCAATTTGCGTTTCTGGGCTCAATTGACGGGTGGTTTGAATGCATTCAGCAAAATGCGCGGCACCACCGTCGCGTAAATCATCCCGATCGACCGAGGTAATGACCACATATTTAAGCTTTAAGGCGGCAATGGTTTCGCCCAAATGGCGCGGCTCATTCTCATCGAGCGGATTCGGACGACCATGGCCGACATCACAGAACGGACAACGCCGAGTACAGATATCGCCCATGATCATAAAGGTGGCCGTCCCCTTACCAAAACACTCGCCAATATTCGGGCAAGTTGCTTCTTCACAAACGGTATGCAGTTTTTGCTCACGCAAAATCTGTTTGATTTCATAAAAACGGCTGTTATGGCTGGCCGCTTGCACGCGAATCCATTCGGGCTTTTTGATTTTTGTTTCAAGCTGAACGATTTTAATCGGAATACGGGCCGTTTTTGCTTCACCCTTTAACTTAACACCGACTTCTTTACTGGCCGGCTTGCTGGTGGGCGCGCTGGCCCCTTCTTTGATTTGATCTGTCATATCGTCCGAATTACCGTACTTTTTATGTGGGTAATTGCTTGATTTGTTGAAGAATTTTGTCGGCCATTTTACCGAACAAATCTGCGGGTGTCTTGTTAATCCCCATATCGAGCATGCGCGTGACTTGCAAGCCTTGATAACCGCAAGGGTTGATTTGCTGAAATGGCGCCAAATCCATGCTGACATTCAATGCCAAGCCATGATAACAACAGCCATTTTTAATCCGTAAGCCCAAGCTGGCAATTTTAGCTTCAAAATCAAAGCCTTCGCGGTGCAGCATCACATACACGCCCGGTGCATCCACTTTGCCATAGGCGGTAATGCCTTCATCGGCTAACACCGCAATCACGCTGTTTTCTAATAAGCGCACCAAGTCTCGCACGCCCAACTTATGCCGGCGTAAATCGAGCAATAAATACGCAATCAGCTGCCCAGGCCCATGATAAGTCACCTGCCCACCCCGATCGATCTGAACAATCGGAATCGCGCTTTGACTCAAAATATGCTCCGGTTTACCTGCCAAACCTTGAGTAAAGACCGGGGGATGCTCAAGTAGCCACAACTCATCGGGTGTTGTGGCATCCCGTTGACTGGTAAATGCTTGCATCGCCTCAAAGGTGGGCAAATAATCGACTTGCCCCAATTGTTTTACAATCAAATCTGGCACTTATAGCACCATACGAACCATATGATGCGCGCGTAAAGCGGCAT includes these proteins:
- a CDS encoding ankyrin repeat domain-containing protein, whose amino-acid sequence is MEYAVNPQLLDLLNGQESDYPHHLAQLHPHLHDLIAAASGSDEFEEYLRSLLIDQRGNRQGFSAVVISEIFRLIQACEQKKQGFSDSAAPDVWEHVKQARDHLNACGVAFNLESFFAAAERGETLKLVLFLKAGMKIDARDHHQKTPLIWASSFGHLPCVGLLLANQAQTDLADSGGYTAIHWAAANGHAEVIRLLLEHGANADLSSHAGKTPLIQAAARGQRDALMRLMEAGVALNTQDAEGNTALHKAITQGYVHVSQALIHHHADTHLLNREQCSAFDLATRHPNLAIRQLVKQQPISA
- a CDS encoding acyl-CoA thioesterase produces the protein MHDGPKHQISMTVLMTPDMANFSGKVHGGALLKQLDQVAYVCASRYAGAYAVTLSVDQVIFKQPIYVGELVHFLASVNYTGRTSMEIGIRVVAENICEQTERHTNSCYFTMVAMNAEGQSLAIEPLTPSDDEAMTRWEQAKARRAVRLLKK
- the lipA gene encoding lipoyl synthase, yielding MTDQIKEGASAPTSKPASKEVGVKLKGEAKTARIPIKIVQLETKIKKPEWIRVQAASHNSRFYEIKQILREQKLHTVCEEATCPNIGECFGKGTATFMIMGDICTRRCPFCDVGHGRPNPLDENEPRHLGETIAALKLKYVVITSVDRDDLRDGGAAHFAECIQTTRQLSPETQIEVLVPDFRGRVELALETFKDALPDVMNHNLETAPRLYKQARPGSDYQHSLDLLKEFKRLYPAVSTKSGIMVGLGETDEEVFQVMADMRAHDIDMITIGQYLQPSNGHLPVLRYVHPDQFKVFEKHAYELGFKHAAVGAMVRSSYHADQQAHGAGV
- the lipB gene encoding lipoyl(octanoyl) transferase LipB translates to MIVKQLGQVDYLPTFEAMQAFTSQRDATTPDELWLLEHPPVFTQGLAGKPEHILSQSAIPIVQIDRGGQVTYHGPGQLIAYLLLDLRRHKLGVRDLVRLLENSVIAVLADEGITAYGKVDAPGVYVMLHREGFDFEAKIASLGLRIKNGCCYHGLALNVSMDLAPFQQINPCGYQGLQVTRMLDMGINKTPADLFGKMADKILQQIKQLPT